One genomic region from Bacillota bacterium encodes:
- a CDS encoding DUF554 domain-containing protein, producing the protein TATGGLLIVGIGIDMLGIKKIHVANMLPAIAAALVLARLALKL; encoded by the coding sequence ACGGCGACGGGCGGCCTGCTCATCGTCGGAATCGGCATCGATATGCTGGGCATTAAGAAGATCCACGTGGCGAACATGCTCCCGGCCATAGCCGCTGCGCTGGTCCTGGCGCGGCTGGCGCTCAAGTTATGA